In the Leptotrichia sp. oral taxon 223 genome, ACTGTTAGGAATTTCTGATATAATAGCTCCAGTTATAAATGTTTTTATAACAACTCCTATAAATTATTTAATGAATAAATGTTGGGTATTCAAAAATAAACAGTAGTATAAATTTAAAAGAAAAGAGTGGTAGAATGTTATTAGAACGAATAAATAATCCTAAGGATTTAAAAAAATTAAAAAAAGAAGAATTAGAAATTTTAGCAATAGAAATAAGAAAAGCATTACTAAATAGAATGACAAATTATTCTAAAAAAGGGCATGTGGGTTCTAATATGGGGGTAGTTGAATTAACAATAGCTCTTCATTATGTTTTTAATTCTCCTATTGATAAAATTTTATTTGATGTATCTCACCAGTGCTATACACATAAAATACTTACGGGAAGAAAAGATGGTTTTATTTATGAAGAAAAATTTAAAACAATAGGTGGATATACTGATCAAGATGAAAGTGAACATGATTTTTTTAAAGTAGGGCATAGTTCAACTTCCATAAGCCTTGCTGCTGGAATGGCTAGAGCAAGAGATTTAAAAGGAGAAAATGAAAATATAATTGCTCTTATTGGAGATGGAGCTTTAGGTGGAGGACTTGCCTTTGAAGGTTTAAATAGTGTAGCAGAACAGGGTACAAATTTAATTATAATAGTAAATGATAATAATCAATCTATAGCAGAAAATCATGGTGGGCTTTATAAAAATCTAAAAGAACTTAGAGAAAATAACGGACAAGCTAAAAATAACTATTTTAAATCTTTAGGATTGGATTATAAATATTTAGATGAAGGACATGATATTAAAAAACTTATAGAATTATTTGAAAGTGTTAAAGATATTGATCACCCTATAGTTTTACATATAAAAACTATAAAAGGAAAAGGTCTTCCTTATGCAGAAAAAGATGTTGAAAATTGGCATGTTTTTGGGAATTTTAATCCAGAAACAGGAAAACCAAAGTCAATTTCACCTATACCAGAAAACTATGCAGCAATTACTCATGATTATTTAGTTGAAAAAATGAAAAAAGATAAGATGGTTTTTTTTATCACTGCTGGAACACCTTCAACAGCAGGATTTGGGCAATTACAAAGAGAAGAATTGAAAAGTTTTAATTTACAAAGACAATATATTGATGTAGGAATAGCAGAAGAATGTGCTACTACATTTTCATCAGGAATAGCTAAAAATGGCGGTAAACCAGTATTTTGTGTAATGAGTACATTTTTACAGAGAACTTATGATCAAATTTTGCATGATTTAGCAATTAATAAGAATCCTGCTGTACTACTTGTTTTTGCTGGTTCATTAAAAGGAATGGATGCTATAACACATTTAGGATATTTTGATATACCAATGATTTCTAATATTCCAAATGTAGTGTATCTTGCTCCAACTACAAAAGAAGAGTATTTAGCGATGTTAGATTGGGGAATAGAACAAAATGATAATCCAGTAGTAATTAAAGTACCAAGTTGGACAGTAAGACATTCTGAAAAAGAACCAGATAAAGATTATTCAAATTTGAATACTTTTAAAATAGAAGAAAATGGTGGTGAAGTAGCAATAGTAGCATTAGGAGAATTTTTCTATTTAGGAAAAGAAGTAGAAGAGCTTTTGAAAGAAAAATCAGGAATAAAAGCAACATTAATAAATCCAAGATTTATAACAGGACTTGATGACAAAATGTTAGAAGATTTAAAAGAAAATCATAAACTTGTTGTAACATTAGAAAGTGGACAAAAAGAAGGTGGATTTGGACAAAAAATATCTGCATTCTATTCAACTTCTGAGATGAAAGTTTTAAATGTAGGAGCTAAAAAAGAATTTACAAACGAAGTACCTTATGATGAATTTTTTATAGATAATAGACTTACAAAAGAACAAATCGTAGAAGATATACTTAAGTTTTTATAGAAAAATTCAAAAAAATGCGATAAAAAATTATATTATCGCATTTTTACATTTTTTATTGAATATGTATTGAAAATAATGTATAATGCAAATAAAAAATAGGAATATAAAATATGAAATTAAAGTCTATAGAATTAAAGAATTTCAAAAATATAAGTGATTTAAAAATA is a window encoding:
- a CDS encoding 1-deoxy-D-xylulose-5-phosphate synthase, whose translation is MLLERINNPKDLKKLKKEELEILAIEIRKALLNRMTNYSKKGHVGSNMGVVELTIALHYVFNSPIDKILFDVSHQCYTHKILTGRKDGFIYEEKFKTIGGYTDQDESEHDFFKVGHSSTSISLAAGMARARDLKGENENIIALIGDGALGGGLAFEGLNSVAEQGTNLIIIVNDNNQSIAENHGGLYKNLKELRENNGQAKNNYFKSLGLDYKYLDEGHDIKKLIELFESVKDIDHPIVLHIKTIKGKGLPYAEKDVENWHVFGNFNPETGKPKSISPIPENYAAITHDYLVEKMKKDKMVFFITAGTPSTAGFGQLQREELKSFNLQRQYIDVGIAEECATTFSSGIAKNGGKPVFCVMSTFLQRTYDQILHDLAINKNPAVLLVFAGSLKGMDAITHLGYFDIPMISNIPNVVYLAPTTKEEYLAMLDWGIEQNDNPVVIKVPSWTVRHSEKEPDKDYSNLNTFKIEENGGEVAIVALGEFFYLGKEVEELLKEKSGIKATLINPRFITGLDDKMLEDLKENHKLVVTLESGQKEGGFGQKISAFYSTSEMKVLNVGAKKEFTNEVPYDEFFIDNRLTKEQIVEDILKFL